Part of the Actinomyces howellii genome, CAGGACCCTCACGGCACCGGGCTCAGGAGGCCTCGACCGCGCCACCCAGGCGAGCCAGGAGGAGGGCCTCGGCGAGCACGACCTTCTCGAGGTCGCCCAGGTGCATCGACTCGTCCTCGCCGTGGGCGCGGGAGTCAGGGTCCTCGACCCCGGTGACGAGGACCTGCGCCTCGGGGAAGGCCTCCTGGAGGGTCGCGATGAACGGGATCGAGCCGCCCTGGCCGATCTCGACCGGCTCGGTGCCGAAGGCGGTGGCCAGCGCCCAGGCGGCCGCGCGAGCGGCCGGGGTGCTCGCCGAGCCGTCGAAGGCGGGGCCCGTCTCGGTGGCGCCCACGCTCAGGCGCGCTCCGAAGGGGGCGCGGGACTCCAGGTGGGCCGTGAGCGCCTCGAGCGCCTCGTCCGGGTCCTGCCCGGGGGCCACGCGCATCGAGAGCCTGGCGGTGCAGCTCGGGGCGAGCACGTTGCCGGCCAGCTCCAGGGGCGTGACGTCCATGCCGATGACGGTGAGGGCCGGCTTCGTCCACAGCCGTGCGGTGAGGTCCCCGGTTCCGATGAGGTCGACACCGTCGAGCACGCCGGCGTCGGCCCGGAACTGTGAGTCGGGGTACTCCGGGAAGCCGGGTGCCGCCTCGGGCCGGGCGACCAGGCCTGGGACGGCCACGTCCCCCTGCTCGTCGTGGAGGGTGGCCACGAGGCGGCACATCGAGGTCACGGCGTCGAGGACCGGTCCGCCGTACCCGCCCGAGTGCAGGGCGTGGTCGAGCACGTCCAGACGCACGTCGACCTGGACCAGGCCCCGCAGCGAGGTCGTCAGCGCGGGCACCCCGACCTTCCAGTTCAAGGAGTCGGCCACGACGATGACGTCAGAGGCCAGGAGCTCACGGTGGGCGTCGAGGAACTCGCGGAAGGTCGGCGAGCCGACCTCCTCCTCCCCCTCGACGAAGACCGTCACCGAGCAGGGCAGGGCGCCGTCGAGCTCCCGCAGGAGCCGCAGGGCGTGGACGTGGGCGACGATCCCTGCGCCGTCGTCGGCCGTGCCCCGGCCGAAGAGCCGCTCACCGCGGCGCTCGGCGACGAAGGGGTCCTCCTGGTGCCAGGCGGCCGGGTTGCCCACCGGCTGGACGTCGTGGTGGGCGTAGAGCAGGACGCGCGGGGACCCCTCGGGCCCCTCGACGTGCGCGAGGACCGCGGGACGGCCCTGGACGCCGTCGGCCCCCTCGACGCTGAGGACCTGGGACCTCAGGCCCTGGGCGCGCAGGAGGCCGGCGACGTGCTCGGCGCTGGCGCGCACATGCGCCTGGTCGTGGCTGGCGGCGGACACGGAGGGAAGGGCGACCAGCTCCACCAGGTCCGAGACGATGTCCTCGACGGAGTCCTGGACGGCGCTGCGCACGGCGTCGACGGTGATCATGGTGCGAGGGTAGCCCTCCCGAGCCGCTAACCTGTCACCCGTGAAGCTGTTCAACAAGCGCGACGCCGCCCAGGACACGCCGGAGCCCGCGCCCCCGGCCAAGGTCGGCGGCAAGGGCCGTGCCACCCCCAAGCGCAAGGAGGCCGAGGCGCGGCGCCTGCACCCGGTGGTGCCCACGGACCGCAAGGCGGCCAAGGCCGAGGCGCGCGCCCGCCGTGACGAGGCGTGGCGCCTCCAGGACGAGGCGATGCGCACCGGCAACGAGCGCTACCTGCCCCCCAGGGACAAGGGGCCGGTCAGGCGCTACGTCCGCGACTACGTCGACGCCCGCTACAGCGTGGGCGAGCTGTTCCTGCCGCTGAGCATCGCGCTCATGATCATCGTCTTCGGCTTCTCCTCCACCGGCTCCTCCGGGCTCAGCCTCATGCTCCTCCTGGGGCTCTACGCCGTCTTCTTCCTGGCCATCCTCGACGCGATCGTGTGCTGGTGGCTCGTACGCCGCAGGCTCTACGCGAAGTTCGGGGTCGAGGAGGTCAAGGCCCAGGGCGTGCTGTTCTGGTACGTCTTCAGCCGCTGCTTCAACCTGCGCCGCCTGCGTCGTCCCAGCCCGCAGGTCCGCCGTCGGCAGTACCCCTCCTGACCCCTCCTGACCCGGTCCCCGTCCCGGGTTCTCGCAGGGCGCAGCCCGGTCCCCGTCCGGCGTGCTTCGTCTAGGCTGGTGAGCATGGTCGCATACCGTCATCTGGGCAGCTCGGGCCTCAAGGTCACCGAGATCACCTACGGCAACTGGCTCACCCACGGCTCGCAGATCGAGGCCGATGCCGCCACCGCCTGCGTGCGCACCGCCCTCGACCTGGGCATCACGAGCTTCGACACCGCCGACGTCTACGCCAACACGGCGGCCGAGGAGGTGCTCGGGGCCGCGCTCAAGGGCGAGCGCCGCGAGTCCCTCGAGATCTTCACGAAGGTCTACTGGCCCGTCGGCCCGAAGGGCCCCAACGACGTCGGGCTGTCGCGCAAGCACGTCATGGAGGGCATCAACGGCTCCCTGCGGCGCCTGGGTACCGACTACGTCGACCTCTACCAGGCCCACCGCTACGACTACGCCACCCCGCTGGAGGAGACGATGCAGGCCTTCGCCGACGTCGTGCGCGCGGGCAAGGCGCTGTACATCGGCGTCTCGGAGTGGACCGCCGAGCAGATCGACGCCGGCCAGCAGCTGGCCTCCCAGATGGGATTCCGCCTCGTGTCCAACCAGCCGCAGTACTCGGCGCTCTACCGGGTCATCGAGGAGCGGGTCGTACCGACCTCCACCGCGCTGGGACTGGGTCAGATCGTGTGGTCGCCGATGGCCGAGGGGGTGCTCACCGGCAAGTACCTGCCCGGCCAGGCACCGCCTCCAGGCTCACGGGCCACCGACGACAAGGGCGGCAAGCAGATGATCGAGGCCTGGATGCGCCAGGAGGTGCTCACCGCGGTCCAGCGCCTCCGGCCGGTGGCCGAGCAGGCGGGCCTGACGATGGCGCAGCTCGCCCTGGCCTGGGTCCTCCAGCACGACTTCGTCTCGGCGGCGATCGTGGGAGCCTCCCGTCCTGAGCAGCTGGTCGAGAACGTCAAGGCCTCGGGGGTCGTCCTCGACGAGGACGTCATGGCGGCCGTCGACGCAGCCCTGGGCGACGTCGTCGAGCGCGACCCCGCCCGGACCCGCTCCCCCGAGCAGCGCCCCGCCTGAGGCAGGGTCCGCGGTGGCGCCGCCGAGCACCGGCGCCACCGCCGTGTCAGGCGCGGGGGCGCCGGGCGGTGGCCAGCGCCCTGTTGATGCGGCCCGGCCAGGCCGGACCGTTGTAGATGAAGGCGGTGTAGGCCTGGAGGAGGTCCGCCCCGGCGTCGAGCATGAGCTCGGCGTCCATGATCGAGGAGATTCCCCCCACCCCGATGATCGTCGGCCCCTCCCCCAGCCGGGAGCGCAGACGCCGCACGACCTCCAGGGAGCGAGGAAGCAGCGGCGAGCCGGACAGGCCTCCCTCGCCCAGGTCGTGGTCGATGGTCGTGTTCGTGGCCACGACGCCGTCCAGGCCCATGTCGGTGACGAGGTCGGCGACCGCGTCGATGTCCTCGTCCGCCAGGTCCGGGGCGATCTTGACCATGAGGGGCACGTGGCGTCCCGCGGCCGAGTCGGCCGCCTGGCGGACGGCCTGGAGGATGGGGCGCAGCGACTCCACGCCCTGGAGCTCACGCAGCCCCGGGGTGTTGGGGCTCGAGACGTTGACCACGAGGTAGTCGGCCCAGCGCGCCACCGCCGCGGCGGAGTAGCGGTAGTCCTCGACAGCCTCGGACAACGGCGTCGTCTTCGTCTTGCCGATGTTGGCCCCCACGACGATGGAGCGCCCCCGGGGCGTCGAGCGCAGCTCGCGCAGCCGCCGGGCGGCCTCGTCGGCACCGGAGTTGTTGAAGCCCATCCGGTTGCGCACGGCACGCATCTGCGGGTAGCGCCACATGCGGGGCCTGTCGTTGCCCGGCTGGGGCCGGGCCGTGAAGGTGCCCACCTCGATGAAGCCGAAACCGAGCATGTCGAGGCCCTCGACCGCCTGGCCCTCCTTGTCCATGCCGGCCGCCAGGCCCAGCACTCCGGGCACCGGCCGGGCCAGGGGACCTCCCTGGTTGGCGCTGGGCACCGGGAACAGCGGGCGCCGGCCCCATGCCTGGCGCACGACGTCGCGCAGGAGCGGCACCCTGCTCGTGACCGCGATCGCGTCCAGGCACACGTCGTGGATGACCTCGGGGTCGATGCGGGTCAGGACGGTCTTGTACAGCAGGTCGTAGAGCACCACATCAGGGTACCCGGGTGGCGTGCTCCGGGGCGGCCCAGCTCCGCCCGTCACCCGTCCTGCGACGGGAGCCGCTAGCCTGGGGCCTGCCCGCCGTGCGCGTGGCGCTCACCGCTGCCGGGGCTCCGAGTGCGGGGCGGGTTCGGTCCGCACCGCACGAGGCGACCACCAGACCACCACCGACCACCACGAGACCACGACGAGGTCACCATGAGCTTCAACCGCGACATCAAGGTCAACCCCAACCGCGTCTCGACCGGGGGCGGGCGCCGTGGGGCCGCCCTGGGGGGAGGATCGGTGCTCATGGTCCTGGCCCTGGTCGTCCTCAGCCAGGTCACGGGCATCGACCTCACCGCCCTGGCCCCCGGCCAGGACGCGGGCACCTCCACCCAGGCGTCCAGCATCGACATGTCGGTGTGCGGCAGCGGGGAGACGGCCAACGGCGAGGCGGCCAACACGTACACGCAGTGCCGGATGGCGGCAACCGCGGAGTCGCTCGACGCCGTGTGGGGCGCACAGCTCCCCGCCCAGGCGGGCACCGCCTACGTCGCCCCGGAGTTCCACCTGTGGGACGGCACGTCGGTTTCGACCGCCTGCGGCACCGCCTCGTCCTCCGTCGGCCCCTTCTACTGCCCGGGGGACTCGACCGTGTACCTCGACATGCGCTTCTTCTCCGACATGGAGTCGACCCTCGGCGCCGCCGACACGCCCCTGGCTGAGGAGTACATCGTCGCCCACGAGTTCGGCCACCACATCCAGAACCAGCTGGGCACGATGGCCTCCGCCGACCGCTCGGGGGCGGGCGCCACCTCGGACTCGGTGCGCCTGGAGCTCCAGGCCGACTGCTACGCGGGGCTGTGGGTGCACTACGCCTCGACGACGGTCGACCCGGACACCGGGACCCCCTTCCTCGTCACCCCGACGCAGGAGGAGATCTCCTCGGCCGTCCTGGCCGCCGAGTCCGTGGGCGACGACCACATCCAGGAGCGCTCGGGCTCCTCGGTGGACTCCGACACCTGGACCCACGGGTCCTCCGAGCAGCGTGTGCGCTGGTTCACCACGGGGATGAACACCGGTTCGGTCCAGGCCTGCGACACCTTCGCGGTGGCCGACACCGAGCTGTGAGGACCGGCCGGGCCCGCGAGGAGGACCTCGCCCGCCGGACCCTCACCCGCGCCGCCACCCGCGGCCCCGCCCCCGCCGCGTTCGTACCTTGTGCACCGTGTACGAACCCCGCCCCCGCCGCGTTCGTACCTTGTGCGTTCGGTGCGGGGGTTACGGGTGCGCTCAGGAGGCACAAGGTACGAAGCCGGCACGTCCCCGCCGTGCCCCTCAGCCCCTCAGTCCTCCCAGTGCCGCACGACGCCGCGCAGGAGCACGCCGAACACCGCCCCCGTGGCCAGGAGGTAGACCCCGTAGTACTGGCGCACGAGCGGGCCCAGGGGCCTGTGGGCGGCGACGACGACGGCGGTCGCGGCGGCCATGCGCAGGCCTCGCTCCCCCGCCGCGTGCAGCACCACCTTCCCCAGGGGCAGGTCACGGCGCCCGGACTCGGCGGCGAAGAGCTTGACCGGGATGCCGGTCAGCGCCTGCTTCCAGTAGCCCGACGGTCCCTGCGCCAGGTAGCCGGAGGCGGCCCGACGCATGCTCGGGGTCGTCCAGGGAGCGGGCAGGCTGCGCCCCGAGCGCGCCAGCAGGTGGTGGACGGCCACACCGGCCACCGAACCGGCGACGACGGCGGCTCCGCGCCGCCACAGGCGCTCGGGCTCGGCGACGCCGAGCCAGACCTGGCTCATCTCCGCCATGACGGGGAAGGACATGGCCTCGGCTGCGCCCCAGGCGACCATAAGGGCGTCGCCCCGGGCGCCTCGCATGAGCTGGCCCGCCAGGACGTGGATGTCGGAGACCGGCATGGGGCGGCGCGGGCGCTCCAGCAGGCTGAGGACCTGCTGACGGGCCTGCGCG contains:
- a CDS encoding M20/M25/M40 family metallo-hydrolase codes for the protein MITVDAVRSAVQDSVEDIVSDLVELVALPSVSAASHDQAHVRASAEHVAGLLRAQGLRSQVLSVEGADGVQGRPAVLAHVEGPEGSPRVLLYAHHDVQPVGNPAAWHQEDPFVAERRGERLFGRGTADDGAGIVAHVHALRLLRELDGALPCSVTVFVEGEEEVGSPTFREFLDAHRELLASDVIVVADSLNWKVGVPALTTSLRGLVQVDVRLDVLDHALHSGGYGGPVLDAVTSMCRLVATLHDEQGDVAVPGLVARPEAAPGFPEYPDSQFRADAGVLDGVDLIGTGDLTARLWTKPALTVIGMDVTPLELAGNVLAPSCTARLSMRVAPGQDPDEALEALTAHLESRAPFGARLSVGATETGPAFDGSASTPAARAAAWALATAFGTEPVEIGQGGSIPFIATLQEAFPEAQVLVTGVEDPDSRAHGEDESMHLGDLEKVVLAEALLLARLGGAVEAS
- a CDS encoding DUF3043 domain-containing protein, which gives rise to MKLFNKRDAAQDTPEPAPPAKVGGKGRATPKRKEAEARRLHPVVPTDRKAAKAEARARRDEAWRLQDEAMRTGNERYLPPRDKGPVRRYVRDYVDARYSVGELFLPLSIALMIIVFGFSSTGSSGLSLMLLLGLYAVFFLAILDAIVCWWLVRRRLYAKFGVEEVKAQGVLFWYVFSRCFNLRRLRRPSPQVRRRQYPS
- a CDS encoding aldo/keto reductase family protein; its protein translation is MVAYRHLGSSGLKVTEITYGNWLTHGSQIEADAATACVRTALDLGITSFDTADVYANTAAEEVLGAALKGERRESLEIFTKVYWPVGPKGPNDVGLSRKHVMEGINGSLRRLGTDYVDLYQAHRYDYATPLEETMQAFADVVRAGKALYIGVSEWTAEQIDAGQQLASQMGFRLVSNQPQYSALYRVIEERVVPTSTALGLGQIVWSPMAEGVLTGKYLPGQAPPPGSRATDDKGGKQMIEAWMRQEVLTAVQRLRPVAEQAGLTMAQLALAWVLQHDFVSAAIVGASRPEQLVENVKASGVVLDEDVMAAVDAALGDVVERDPARTRSPEQRPA
- a CDS encoding quinone-dependent dihydroorotate dehydrogenase translates to MLYDLLYKTVLTRIDPEVIHDVCLDAIAVTSRVPLLRDVVRQAWGRRPLFPVPSANQGGPLARPVPGVLGLAAGMDKEGQAVEGLDMLGFGFIEVGTFTARPQPGNDRPRMWRYPQMRAVRNRMGFNNSGADEAARRLRELRSTPRGRSIVVGANIGKTKTTPLSEAVEDYRYSAAAVARWADYLVVNVSSPNTPGLRELQGVESLRPILQAVRQAADSAAGRHVPLMVKIAPDLADEDIDAVADLVTDMGLDGVVATNTTIDHDLGEGGLSGSPLLPRSLEVVRRLRSRLGEGPTIIGVGGISSIMDAELMLDAGADLLQAYTAFIYNGPAWPGRINRALATARRPRA
- the ypfJ gene encoding KPN_02809 family neutral zinc metallopeptidase → MSFNRDIKVNPNRVSTGGGRRGAALGGGSVLMVLALVVLSQVTGIDLTALAPGQDAGTSTQASSIDMSVCGSGETANGEAANTYTQCRMAATAESLDAVWGAQLPAQAGTAYVAPEFHLWDGTSVSTACGTASSSVGPFYCPGDSTVYLDMRFFSDMESTLGAADTPLAEEYIVAHEFGHHIQNQLGTMASADRSGAGATSDSVRLELQADCYAGLWVHYASTTVDPDTGTPFLVTPTQEEISSAVLAAESVGDDHIQERSGSSVDSDTWTHGSSEQRVRWFTTGMNTGSVQACDTFAVADTEL